The Rhododendron vialii isolate Sample 1 chromosome 6a, ASM3025357v1 genome includes a window with the following:
- the LOC131330117 gene encoding probable LRR receptor-like serine/threonine-protein kinase At3g47570, with product MGLLISWSLFLPLLLSASVADSVHRGNETDRLALLSFKAQITWDPFGTLNSWNKSIHFCQWVGVTCGRRHPTRVTMLNLDDRELVGPISPHIGNLSFLQFLLLRNNSFSHEIPPQFGRLKRLRGIGMRNSSLTGEIPTNISSCSKLIVLALSTNRLSGKIPVELVSLSKLQVLSIYKNQQRGGIPSAFGNLSSLIIFSVGDNRIGGSIPDALGKLKNLEDLNVGVNRLDGTIPSSIFNISSLKRFYAVNNQLHGMLPSELGNTHPNLEVIEVGGNLFTGSLPISLSNATKLNYIGFSANNFTGKVPHLEKLNNLGKLILSGNHLGSGEGDDLSFLNSLTNATKLTHLFLTINNFEGLLPNTISNFSTDLVWLDISGNKIVGSIPTGIGNLVNLQFLGLSVNHLTGQIPSDICKIQNLVFLGLFDNKFKEEIPSSIGNLTQLTTLLLSENNLHGSIPSSVGKCQMLVELRLQQNNLMGTIPIEVISLSSLLRLSISRNSLTGSLPIEIGNLKNLEELYVSENMLSSEIPSSLGSCVKLKMLYMEGNKFSGALPSSYSNLKGMEEIDISHNNFSGQIPDYFENFVFLHVLNLSFNEFEGVVPERGIYRNATAISVKGNSKLCGGIAELELQSCNSKGYRKKRSYLTMNLIISIGCGILGPSLMLCFLYHYSFRKRTNVSFFRLLGSPFLKLSYQSLLKATDGFSPANLIGVGGFGSVYRGILDHGSKVVAIKVLHLDFAGALKSFTAECKALKNIKHRNLVKVLTTCSSIDYQGNDFKALVYEFMVNGSLEEWLHPNENELVVRSESRSLNLLQRLNIAIDIASALDYLHHYSSEPIVHCDLKPTNVLLDEEMIGHVADFGLARFLQDSTCTSSVNQSSSIGIRGSVGYAAPEYGMGNEVSTSGDVYSYGILILEMFTAKRPTDRMFIDGITLHNFAKIDLAEQVESIVDPTLLQQTEQGEASSSIHSDQSQSFARSLKIREILILILNVGIACSEELPRDRPAMNEVLTRLHECKKILLRDGKRIR from the exons ATGGGTCTGCTAATTTCATGGTCCTTATTCCTTCCTCTCTTGCTTTCGGCTTCAGTTGCCGACTCTGTTCATCGCGGGAATGAGACCGATCGACTAGCCCTGCTCTCGTTCAAGGCCCAAATCACGTGGGATCCTTTTGGAACTCTCAACTCGTGGAACAAATCCATCCACTTCTGCCAATGGGTTGGTGTAACATGTGGCCGCCGCCACCCCACGAGGGTCACTATGCTGAACCTGGATGATCGAGAATTGGTGGGCCCCATATCGCCTCACATTGGAAACTTAAGCTTTCTCCAGTTTCTATTGCTGCGTAACAACAGCTTCAGCCATGAAATCCCACCACAATTTGGCCGTTTGAAAAGGCTACGAGGGATAGGGATGCGTAACAGTTCATTGACTGGTGAAATTCCCACCAATATATCTAGTTGCTCTAAACTCATTGTCCTTGCCCTTTCTACAAATAGATTATCAGGGAAAATCCCCGTGGAGCTTGTTTCCCTATCTAAGCTACAGGTACTAAGTATTTATAAGAACCAACAACGTGGAGGAATTCCTTCTGCTTTTGGTAATCTATCGTCTCTGATTATCTTCTCGGTGGGAGATAATAGGATTGGTGGGAGTATTCCTGATGCGCTGGGAAAACTGAAAAATCTAGAAGATCTTAATGTCGGAGTCAATAGATTGGATGGTACCATTCCTTCCTCAATCTTTAATATCTCTTCTCTCAAAAGGTTTTATGCGGTGAATAACCAACTTCATGGTATGCTTCCCTCGGAACTTGGAAATACTCATCCTAATCTTGAAGTGATTGAAGTTGGTGGGAACTTATTTACTGGATCTCTTCCAATATCCTTATCTAATGCCACCAAGCTGAACTACATTGGTTTTTCAGCTAATAATTTTACCGGAAAAGTGCCTCATTTGGAAAAGTTGAATAATCTCGGGAAGTTAATCTTGAGTGGAAATCATCTTGGATCTGGAGAAGGTGATGACTTGAGTTTTCTTAATTCTTTAACCAATGCTACGAAATTGACCCATCTATTTCTTACCATAAACAATTTCGAAGGGTTATTACCCAACACGATCAGCAATTTCTCAACTGATCTGGTCTGGTTGGATATAAGTGGCAATAAAATAGTTGGGAGCATCCCAACTGGGATAGGTAATCTGGTCAATTTACAATTTCTTGGTCTGTCCGTCAACCATTTGACAGGACAAATTCCTTCTGATATTTGTAAGATTCAAAATCTAGTGTTTTTGGGTCTCTTCGATAACAAATTTAAGGAGGAGATCCCGTCGTCTATTGGAAATTTGACTCAGTTAACAACTCTTCTACTGTCTGAAAACAATCTTCACGGAAGTATCCCTTCAAGTGTGGGCAAATGTCAAATGTTGGTGGAACTAAGACTTCAACAAAACAATCTTATGGGTACAATACCCATAGAAGTTATCAGTCTTTCATCATTACTGCGTTTGAGCATTTCTCGAAATAGTTTAACTGGTTCTCTTCCGATCGAAAttggaaatttaaaaaatctcgAGGAACTTTATGTTTCTGAGAACATGTTATCTAGTGAAATTCCAAGCAGTCTTGGTAGCTGCGTAAAATTGAAAATGCTATACATGGAGGGTAACAAATTCTCGGGAGCGCTTCCTTCGTCTTATAGTAACTTGAAAGGTATGGAGGAAATAGATATTTCTCACAACAATTTCTCCGGACAAATCCCCGACTATTTCGAGAACTTTGTCTTCTTGCATGTATTGAATTTGTCATTCAATGAGTTCGAAGGAGTGGTACCGGAAAGAGGCATATATAGAAATGCGACTGCGATTTCAGTCAAGGGAAACAGTAAGCTTTGTGGAGGTATAGCTGAATTGGAGCTACAAAGTTGCAACTCCAAAGGGTATAGAAAGAAAAGATCTTATCTTACCATGAATCTAATAATCTCGATAGGTTGTGGGATTCTAGGACCAAGTTTGATGTTGTGTTTCCTCTATCACTATTCGTTTAGAAAGAGGACAAATGTGTCTTTTTTCAGATTACTAGGGAGCCCGTTTCTGAAACTGTCCTACCAAAGTCTACTTAAAGCTACTGACGGGTTCTCGCCAGCCAACTTGATTGGCGTGGGTGGCTTTGGTTCAGTGTATAGAGGAATTCTTGATCATGGAAGTAAAGTTGTTGCAATTAAGGTACTACATCTAGACTTTGCCGGAGCTTTGAAGAGTTTCACCGCTGAGTGTAAAGCCTTGAAGAACATCAAACACCGAAATCTTGTAAAAGTTCTCACGACATGTTCAAGTATCGACTATCAAGGCAATGATTTCAAAGCTCTGGTATATGAGTTCATGGTCAACGGAAGCCTAGAGGAGTGGTTGCATCCGAATGAGAATGAACTTGTGGTGCGTAGTGAGTCAAGAAGTTTAAATCTTCTTCAGAGGTTAAACATTGCAATTGATATCGCTTCTGCATTGGATTATCTCCACCATTATAGCTCAGAGCCAATAGTCCACTGTGATTTGAAGCCAACCAATGTTCTTCTGGATGAAGAAATGATTGGACATGTTGCTGATTTTGGGCTAGCAAGATTCTTACAAGATTCTACTTGTACTTCTTCTGTAAATCAATCAAGTTCCATTGGCATAAGGGGATCTGTAGGTTATGCAGCTCCAG AGTATGGCATGGGAAATGAAGTGTCAACATCGGGTGATGTGTATAGTTACGGAATCCTTATTTTAGAGATGTTTACAGCCAAGAGACCTACTGATAGAATGTTTATTGATGGTATTACTCTCCACAACTTTGCCAAGATAGACTTGGCTGAACAAGTAGAGAGCATTGTTGATCCAACACTGCTTCAACAAACAGAACAGGGGGAGGCAAGCTCAAGCATCCACAGTGATCAGAGCCAAAGTTTTGCTAGAAGTCTCAAGATTCGGGAGATCTTGATTTTAATACTTAATGTTGGGATTGCCTGCTCAGAAGAACTTCCCAGAGATCGACCGGCGATGAATGAGGTTCTTACTCGGTTGCATGAGTGCAAGAAGATTCTTCTCCGAGATGGAAAACGTATCAGATGA